From one Streptomyces sp. Q6 genomic stretch:
- a CDS encoding gas vesicle protein K, protein MSTHDAPVPRGRVQIDHDTVERDLMKLVLTIVELLRQLMERQALRRFDTGDLTEDQEERVGLTLMLLEDRMAELRERYDLAPQDLNIDLGPLGPLLPR, encoded by the coding sequence GTGAGTACACATGACGCGCCCGTCCCTCGCGGAAGGGTCCAGATCGACCACGACACAGTGGAGCGCGATCTGATGAAGCTCGTACTGACCATCGTGGAACTGCTGCGGCAGCTGATGGAACGTCAGGCTCTGCGCCGCTTCGACACGGGAGACCTCACCGAGGACCAGGAGGAGCGCGTCGGCCTGACGCTGATGCTGCTGGAGGACCGCATGGCCGAGCTGCGCGAGCGCTACGACCTCGCCCCCCAGGACCTGAACATCGACCTCGGTCCGCTGGGTCCGCTGCTGCCGCGCTGA
- a CDS encoding gas vesicle protein: MTVIERREIALVDLLDRLLAGGVVLAGDVTLRIADVDLVRINLNALISSVNENVPSPWENLL; this comes from the coding sequence ATGACCGTGATCGAACGGCGGGAGATCGCTCTGGTCGACCTCCTCGACCGGCTGCTCGCGGGCGGAGTCGTCCTCGCGGGGGACGTCACCCTGCGCATCGCCGACGTGGATCTCGTGCGGATCAATCTCAACGCCCTGATCAGTTCGGTGAACGAGAATGTCCCCTCACCCTGGGAAAACCTGCTGTGA
- a CDS encoding GvpL/GvpF family gas vesicle protein, with product MTELRYVYAVCDSLDAPLASDVTGVAGAPPHLLVHAGLTAVVGHVPAEQFTETALRRNLEDLDWLSETARAHQAVIAALVSVASPLPLRLATVFHDDSGVRAMLEGEAERFRASLDRLRDRVEWGVKVTVEPASKTGQEGRPSPATASTPSNGGRRERLSSAALASGSGRDFLRRRRAERGERDETWRHAETFAQELHDTLARRADDARIHPPQNAELSGSSGRNVLNTAYLVHRSQAESFVECVSRDADRARGLRVELTGPWAAYSFSMPPEERSEGRPTAGGTRR from the coding sequence GTGACTGAGTTGCGCTATGTCTACGCGGTCTGCGACTCCCTCGACGCCCCGCTCGCCTCGGACGTGACAGGAGTGGCGGGGGCTCCCCCGCACCTGCTCGTCCATGCCGGCCTGACCGCCGTGGTCGGTCACGTGCCCGCCGAGCAGTTCACCGAGACGGCGCTCCGCCGGAACCTGGAGGACCTCGACTGGCTGTCCGAGACGGCTCGGGCGCACCAGGCCGTGATCGCGGCGCTGGTCTCGGTCGCCAGCCCGCTCCCCCTGCGGCTGGCGACGGTGTTCCATGACGACAGCGGTGTGCGGGCCATGCTGGAGGGAGAGGCCGAGCGCTTCCGTGCCTCCCTCGATCGCCTGCGCGACCGGGTGGAGTGGGGCGTCAAGGTGACCGTGGAGCCGGCCTCGAAGACCGGACAGGAGGGCCGGCCCTCCCCCGCCACCGCCTCCACCCCGTCGAACGGCGGCCGACGCGAACGCCTCTCGTCGGCGGCGCTCGCCTCGGGCTCGGGCCGCGACTTCCTCCGCCGCCGGCGTGCCGAGCGCGGTGAACGGGACGAGACGTGGCGGCATGCCGAGACCTTCGCGCAGGAACTGCACGACACGCTGGCCCGGCGCGCCGACGACGCCCGGATCCATCCTCCGCAGAATGCGGAGCTCAGTGGTTCGTCCGGACGCAATGTCCTCAACACGGCCTACCTGGTGCACCGCTCGCAGGCGGAGTCCTTCGTCGAGTGCGTCAGCCGGGACGCGGACCGGGCTCGGGGCCTGCGCGTGGAGCTGACCGGCCCGTGGGCCGCCTACTCCTTCTCCATGCCTCCCGAAGAGCGGTCCGAAGGCCGACCGACGGCAGGGGGTACCCGCCGATGA
- a CDS encoding gas vesicle protein yields the protein MGPANSFPDSPLGGGSSGANLADILERVLDKGIVIAGDIKINLLDIELLTIKLRLIVASVDKAKEMGIDWWEHDPALSSGARHQELARENAELRQRLAALEDNRSQDALDPAHETETSRD from the coding sequence ATGGGTCCCGCGAACAGCTTCCCCGACTCCCCTCTCGGCGGGGGGAGTTCGGGGGCCAATCTCGCCGACATCCTTGAGCGCGTCCTCGACAAGGGCATCGTGATCGCCGGTGACATCAAGATCAATCTGCTCGACATCGAGCTGCTCACCATCAAACTGCGCCTGATCGTCGCCTCGGTCGACAAGGCGAAGGAGATGGGCATCGACTGGTGGGAGCACGATCCGGCGCTGTCCTCGGGCGCCCGTCACCAAGAACTCGCCCGGGAGAACGCCGAGTTGAGGCAGCGTCTGGCGGCACTGGAGGACAACCGGTCGCAGGACGCGCTCGACCCGGCTCACGAAACGGAGACGTCACGTGACTGA